The window TGCAACGGGTGAGGGTACAACTCTGTTCTGGACTCTACTACCACACGATATGGTGGGAGGAGAGGCACATGAGGAATCTATGATGAGTCACAGAACGTACCGTCGTTAGTAACTTCTATACCACCACGGTCCAAGGTTCCATACGAGAGTATGAGTCAGTCTTACAATCGCGGGCTCGTCGAGGACTTCGGGCGGTGGCGGGAGTTCTCGGCCGGAATGTGGGCCTGGATTTTCCACAAATTTACCGGATGGGTACTGATCGGGTACCTGTTCACCCACATAGCGGTCCTGAGCACGGCAATCGAAGGTGAAGCAACGTACAATGCGACGATTCAGGGGCTAGAGGGGCTGTTGATGATCCGAATCCTCGAGGTCGGCCTCCTCGCGGTTGCGGTCTTTCACATCCTCAACGGCATCCGACTGCTGCTTGTCGACCTCGGCGTCGGACTGGAGTCACAGGACAAGAGCTTCTACGCGTCCCTGTTCGTGACGGCACTGATCGTCGTCGCGAGCGTCCCGACGTTCCTCGGAGGTGGACTCTAATGGCGGAGCGATACTCCTCGTTCGCCCCCGGCGGGACATCCTGGCTCCTGCAACGAGTAACGGCAGTATTCCTGATCGGCGTGCTCTCTTTCCACTTCTTCCAGCTACACTTCGTTACGCACGCGTACGAAATCGAGTTTGCTGGCACACAGGCACGGATGCAGAATCCGGCGTACTACACGACAATGGTGTTGTTCCTGATCGCTGGAGCGTTCCACGGAATCAACGGCGTCTACAACGCACTGGTCAATCAGGGTATCGAGGGGACAAAGCGTACGGTCCTCAAGTGGGGGCTGACCCTCGCAGGTGTCGTACTGGTCGTGCAGGGAATCCGCGTCGCAAACGCAATGGCAGGTGTTTCGATCGTATGAGCACACAGAAAGCAAAAGTCGAGACCGAAGAGGAAGCCGAAACAGAGCAAAAACCGTCGGCCGAACGGCGACTGGAAAAGAAACGCGCGAAAGCGCGCGACCGAGCGGAGAAAGTTCAGGCGGACGAGAAAGCGGAGTTCGAGGAGAACGCCGTCCAGATCAAGGTGTTCCGGTACGACCCCGAAGTCGCCGCAAAGCAGGAGCCGCGCTTTGACGACTTTCACGTCCCCTACGAGAAGGGGATGACCGTGCTCGACGCGGTGATCTACGCCCGGGATCACTACGACTCGTCGCTGACCTTCCGTCATTCCTGTCGACAGGCCGTCTGTGGCTCGGACGCCTTTTTCATTAACGGTCGACAGCGTCTGGCCTGCAAGACACAGCTCGGCGATCTCGAAGAGCCCGTCCGGATCGAGCCGTTACCGCATCAGGACGTCGTGAAGGATCTGGTCGTCGACATGGATCACTTCTACGACCAGATGCACGCCGTGGAACCGTACTTCCAGAGCGAAGACACGCCGGATTCGAGCGAACTCGAAGAACAGCGTCAGACCAGAGAGAACCGGGAGAAGATCAAGATGTCCTCGCGGTGTATCTGGTGTGGAGCCTGTATGTCCTCGTGTAACATTGCAGCAGGGGACAACGAGTATCTCGGGCCGGCAGCGATCAACAAGGCCTACAAGTTCGCGATGGACGACCGGGAAGAGGAGGAACTCAAGCAGCATCGACTCAACATCCTCGAACAGGAAAACGGTGTCTGGCGCTGTCAGACCCAGTTCTCCTGCACCGAGGTGTGTCCAAAAGACATCCCGCTGACCGAGCACATTCAGGAGCTCAAGCGGGAGGCTGTCAAAAACAACCTGAAGTTCTGGTAAACAATGTACGAACACGACGTAATCGTGGTCGGCGCGGGAGGCGCGGGCCTTCGCGCGGCGATCGCCGCACAGAACGCTGGCGCAGACACGGCCATCGTGACGAAGCTGCACCCGGTTCGTAGTCACACGGGCGCGGCAGAAGGAGGAATCAACGCCGCGCTCCGCGAGGGTGACGACTGGGAGCTACACGCCTACGATACGATGAAGGGGTCGGACTATCTCGGCGACGCCCCTGCAATCGAGACGCT of the Natranaeroarchaeum aerophilus genome contains:
- the sdhC gene encoding succinate dehydrogenase, cytochrome b556 subunit, coding for MSQSYNRGLVEDFGRWREFSAGMWAWIFHKFTGWVLIGYLFTHIAVLSTAIEGEATYNATIQGLEGLLMIRILEVGLLAVAVFHILNGIRLLLVDLGVGLESQDKSFYASLFVTALIVVASVPTFLGGGL
- a CDS encoding succinate dehydrogenase hydrophobic membrane anchor subunit, with protein sequence MAERYSSFAPGGTSWLLQRVTAVFLIGVLSFHFFQLHFVTHAYEIEFAGTQARMQNPAYYTTMVLFLIAGAFHGINGVYNALVNQGIEGTKRTVLKWGLTLAGVVLVVQGIRVANAMAGVSIV
- a CDS encoding succinate dehydrogenase/fumarate reductase iron-sulfur subunit, encoding MSTQKAKVETEEEAETEQKPSAERRLEKKRAKARDRAEKVQADEKAEFEENAVQIKVFRYDPEVAAKQEPRFDDFHVPYEKGMTVLDAVIYARDHYDSSLTFRHSCRQAVCGSDAFFINGRQRLACKTQLGDLEEPVRIEPLPHQDVVKDLVVDMDHFYDQMHAVEPYFQSEDTPDSSELEEQRQTRENREKIKMSSRCIWCGACMSSCNIAAGDNEYLGPAAINKAYKFAMDDREEEELKQHRLNILEQENGVWRCQTQFSCTEVCPKDIPLTEHIQELKREAVKNNLKFW